A window from Sphingobium sp. EM0848 encodes these proteins:
- a CDS encoding sensor histidine kinase, with protein sequence MSVHRFQPQPFFADKNRAFWNLQSVGWAGAFLLRGSSTIANGQPLSSLIPVMISTVSGYSVTLLIAVVFRFLLKQRPIVTWGLSILTVVTAAGLVAFIDAWVFSTQNRGSDTAGLQLFLGAFYLSMTLLGAWSALYYAINFYLTVEEQADQLLRLENQASSAQLAMLRYQLNPHFLFNTLNSISTLVLLKQTDRANAMLSRLSSFLRYTLINEPTAQVTIEQEIETLKLYLEIEKMRFEDRLRPIFNIDPAVAQSRLPSLLLQPLVENAIKYAVTPKEEGAEISVTAQPAGENVRIIVSDTGPGLNEGFTRPNNLVSEGTGVGLANIRDRLIQAFGERQSFETRSTPGGFSVVIEMPLNLDEPSRVAA encoded by the coding sequence ATGTCTGTGCATCGTTTCCAGCCCCAACCCTTCTTCGCGGACAAGAACCGCGCTTTCTGGAACCTCCAGTCGGTGGGCTGGGCGGGGGCCTTCCTGCTGCGCGGGTCGTCGACCATCGCCAATGGACAGCCGCTTTCCAGCCTGATCCCGGTGATGATCTCGACCGTGTCGGGCTATTCGGTGACGCTGCTGATCGCGGTTGTGTTCCGTTTTCTGCTGAAGCAGCGGCCGATCGTCACCTGGGGCCTGTCGATCCTGACGGTGGTGACCGCAGCGGGGCTGGTGGCGTTTATCGACGCCTGGGTATTCTCGACCCAGAACCGGGGTAGCGATACGGCGGGGTTGCAGCTGTTCCTGGGCGCCTTCTACCTGTCGATGACGCTGCTCGGGGCGTGGTCGGCACTTTATTACGCGATCAATTTCTACCTGACGGTGGAGGAGCAGGCGGACCAGCTGCTGCGGTTGGAGAATCAGGCGTCGAGCGCGCAGTTGGCGATGCTGCGCTACCAGCTCAATCCGCATTTCCTGTTCAATACGCTGAACTCGATCTCGACGCTGGTGCTGCTGAAACAGACCGATCGGGCCAATGCAATGCTCTCGCGCCTGTCCTCCTTTTTACGCTATACTCTGATCAACGAACCGACCGCTCAGGTGACCATCGAGCAGGAGATCGAGACACTGAAACTTTATCTCGAGATTGAAAAGATGCGGTTTGAGGACCGTTTGCGGCCGATTTTCAACATCGATCCGGCCGTTGCGCAGTCGCGCCTGCCTTCCCTGCTGCTTCAGCCGCTGGTCGAGAATGCGATCAAATATGCGGTCACGCCCAAGGAGGAGGGGGCGGAAATCTCCGTCACGGCGCAGCCTGCCGGTGAAAACGTCCGGATCATCGTATCCGATACGGGTCCGGGATTGAATGAGGGGTTCACCCGCCCGAACAATCTGGTCAGCGAAGGAACGGGCGTTGGCCTGGCGAACATCCGCGACCGGCTGATTCAGGCCTTCGGGGAACGACAGAGCTTCGAGACGCGTTCCACGCCAGGCGGTTTTTCGGTCGTGATCGAAATGCCGCTGAATTTGGATGAACCATCGAGAGTGGCCGCATGA
- a CDS encoding helix-turn-helix domain-containing protein has product MKHNLAQDLEQCALPSALEAMGERWSFLILRGALSGIRHFEEFQSTLGIARNILANRLARLVENGIMIRQPMQCDRRKVEYRLTEKGQDLAPAMIALRQWGEKWGCGPISCQVLADRRDRQPIRQMTVQAHDGRALEPSDMVWVCVDEVTPVTQEPAAAA; this is encoded by the coding sequence ATGAAGCATAATCTGGCGCAGGATCTGGAACAATGCGCGCTGCCTAGCGCGCTGGAGGCTATGGGTGAACGCTGGTCGTTCCTCATCTTGCGGGGCGCCCTGTCGGGCATCCGGCATTTTGAGGAGTTCCAGTCGACCCTGGGCATTGCCCGCAACATCCTGGCCAACCGGCTCGCGCGGCTGGTGGAAAACGGCATCATGATACGCCAGCCGATGCAGTGCGACCGGCGCAAGGTCGAATATCGGCTGACCGAAAAGGGACAGGACCTGGCGCCGGCCATGATCGCGCTGCGGCAATGGGGCGAAAAATGGGGCTGCGGTCCCATCTCCTGCCAGGTGCTGGCCGACCGGCGCGACCGCCAGCCGATCCGCCAGATGACGGTGCAGGCGCATGACGGCCGTGCGCTGGAGCCGAGCGATATGGTCTGGGTGTGCGTCGATGAAGTGACGCCGGTGACGCAGGAACCCGCCGCAGCCGCCTGA
- a CDS encoding bifunctional (p)ppGpp synthetase/guanosine-3',5'-bis(diphosphate) 3'-pyrophosphohydrolase produces the protein MLRQYELVERVKRYDPDADEAMINRAYVFSVQKHGSQKRASGDPYFSHPIEVAGILTDFNLDDQTIVTALLHDTIEDTLVTYEEIEHAFGKDVARMVDGVTKLSKIEAMSENERAAENLRKFLLAMSDDIRVLLVKLADRLHNMRTLHFIKNEQKRRRIARETMDIYAPLAERIGMYDFMREMQLLAFRELEPEAYDSITKRLEQLKEGGHDKVDRIGAELQLLLGGKGLSVTVSGREKHPYSIWKKMQERHISFEQLTDVMAFRVITETTEDCYRALGVIHQTYKMVPGRFKDYISTPKRNGYRSLHTTVIHQDNARIEVQIRSRDMHHDAELGLAAHWAYKQKGDAGDHQAAWLRDLVEILEQSQDADELLEHTRMAMYQDRIFAFSPKGELHQLPKGSTPVDFAYAVHTSLGNQTVGAKVNGRVVPLRTTLENGDQVEILKSEGQEPQPGWLTFAITGKARAAIRRYIRQKQRGEEVALGEKLYEEIIGRFSPELASELGDKALKAALKRLKLDDRGSLMVAIATHRLLDSEVMEALIPGSTSAEGMEEAHPRQHAPVSIRGLTPGIAYNLGDCCHPVPGDRIVGVRRTGEPIEVHTIDCRSLEAGQDDDWVDLSWDSKSKGGTARLQVIVKNQPGALAAVTNVFGATKANILNLQLVNREGPFHTDIIDLEVADAQHLNRILSALRGLDTVVQADRV, from the coding sequence ATGTTACGCCAGTACGAACTTGTTGAACGGGTAAAGCGCTACGATCCGGATGCGGACGAAGCGATGATCAACCGCGCCTATGTGTTTTCGGTCCAGAAGCATGGCAGCCAGAAGCGCGCCAGCGGCGACCCCTATTTCAGCCATCCGATTGAAGTCGCCGGTATTTTGACCGATTTCAATCTGGACGACCAGACCATCGTGACCGCGCTGCTGCACGATACGATAGAAGATACGCTCGTCACCTATGAGGAGATTGAGCACGCCTTCGGCAAGGATGTCGCCAGGATGGTCGACGGCGTCACCAAGCTGTCGAAGATCGAGGCCATGTCCGAAAATGAGCGGGCGGCGGAGAATCTGCGCAAATTCCTGCTCGCCATGTCGGACGATATCCGGGTGCTGCTGGTGAAGCTGGCCGACCGGCTGCACAATATGCGCACGCTGCACTTCATCAAGAATGAGCAGAAGCGCCGCCGCATCGCCCGCGAGACGATGGACATCTATGCCCCGCTGGCCGAGCGGATCGGCATGTACGACTTCATGCGCGAGATGCAGCTGCTGGCCTTCCGCGAGCTGGAGCCGGAAGCCTATGACAGCATCACCAAGCGGCTGGAGCAGCTGAAGGAAGGCGGCCATGACAAGGTCGACCGGATCGGCGCGGAACTGCAACTGCTGCTGGGCGGCAAGGGGCTGTCGGTCACGGTGTCGGGCCGCGAAAAGCATCCTTACTCCATCTGGAAGAAAATGCAGGAGCGCCATATCAGCTTCGAACAGCTGACCGACGTCATGGCCTTCCGCGTGATCACCGAAACGACGGAGGATTGCTACCGCGCGCTGGGCGTCATCCACCAGACCTATAAAATGGTGCCGGGCCGCTTCAAGGACTATATCTCCACGCCCAAGCGCAACGGCTACCGATCGCTGCACACCACCGTCATCCATCAGGACAATGCCCGGATCGAGGTGCAGATCCGCAGCCGCGACATGCATCATGACGCCGAACTCGGCCTCGCGGCGCACTGGGCCTATAAGCAGAAGGGCGACGCCGGCGACCATCAGGCGGCGTGGCTGCGCGATCTGGTCGAAATCCTGGAACAAAGCCAGGACGCGGATGAGCTGCTCGAACATACCCGCATGGCGATGTATCAGGACCGCATCTTCGCCTTCTCTCCCAAGGGCGAGCTGCACCAGTTGCCCAAGGGGTCGACGCCGGTCGACTTCGCCTATGCGGTGCACACCTCGCTCGGCAACCAGACGGTCGGCGCCAAGGTCAACGGCCGAGTCGTGCCGCTGCGCACCACGCTCGAAAATGGCGATCAGGTCGAAATCCTGAAGTCGGAAGGGCAGGAGCCGCAGCCCGGCTGGCTGACCTTCGCCATCACCGGCAAGGCCCGCGCCGCCATCCGCCGCTATATCCGCCAGAAGCAGCGCGGCGAGGAAGTGGCGCTGGGCGAAAAGCTCTATGAGGAAATCATTGGCCGCTTCTCGCCTGAACTGGCGAGCGAACTAGGCGACAAGGCGCTGAAGGCAGCACTCAAGCGCCTGAAGCTGGACGATCGCGGTTCGCTGATGGTCGCCATCGCCACCCACCGGCTGCTCGATTCGGAAGTGATGGAGGCGCTGATCCCCGGCTCCACCAGCGCCGAAGGAATGGAGGAAGCCCACCCGCGCCAGCACGCCCCGGTGTCGATCCGTGGCCTGACGCCGGGCATTGCCTATAATCTGGGCGATTGCTGCCACCCCGTCCCCGGCGACCGCATCGTCGGCGTCCGCCGCACCGGCGAGCCGATCGAGGTCCACACCATCGACTGCCGCTCGCTGGAGGCGGGCCAAGATGACGACTGGGTGGATTTGAGCTGGGACAGCAAGTCCAAGGGGGGCACCGCGCGGCTTCAGGTCATCGTCAAGAATCAGCCAGGCGCTCTGGCCGCCGTCACCAATGTCTTCGGCGCGACCAAGGCGAACATCCTCAACCTGCAACTGGTGAACCGCGAAGGCCCCTTCCACACCGACATCATCGACCTGGAAGTGGCCGACGCCCAGCACCTGAACCGCATCCTCTCCGCCCTGCGCGGGCTGGACACGGTGGTGCAGGCGGATCGGGTATGA
- the rplJ gene encoding 50S ribosomal protein L10: MDRNQKAEVVSALNAHLAEVGVVVVTRNLGMTVAQSTQLRQKMREAGGTYKVTKNRLAKIALEGTSYTGISDLLTGPVGLASSADPVAAAKVAVEFAKTNDKLEIVGGAMGDVMLNAEGVKALASMPSLDELRAKIVGLLVAPATKLATVTQAPAAQLARVFNAYAEKNAA, translated from the coding sequence ATGGATCGTAATCAGAAAGCTGAGGTCGTTTCCGCGCTGAACGCACATCTGGCAGAGGTCGGTGTGGTCGTCGTGACCCGCAACCTCGGCATGACGGTCGCCCAGTCGACCCAATTGCGTCAGAAGATGCGCGAAGCCGGTGGCACCTACAAGGTTACGAAGAACCGCCTCGCCAAGATCGCCCTTGAAGGCACCAGCTACACCGGCATCAGCGACCTGCTGACCGGCCCGGTTGGCCTCGCCTCCTCGGCCGATCCGGTTGCCGCCGCCAAGGTTGCAGTCGAATTCGCCAAGACCAACGACAAGCTTGAGATCGTTGGCGGCGCGATGGGCGATGTGATGCTGAACGCGGAGGGCGTCAAGGCGCTCGCCTCGATGCCGTCGCTGGATGAACTGCGTGCGAAGATCGTTGGGCTGCTCGTTGCACCCGCGACCAAGCTCGCAACCGTCACCCAGGCACCGGCTGCCCAGCTCGCGCGGGTCTTCAACGCCTATGCGGAAAAGAACGCGGCCTAA
- the rplL gene encoding 50S ribosomal protein L7/L12 produces the protein MADINALVDQLSALTVLEAAELSKALEEKWGVSAAAAVAVAGPAAGAPAAAAAEEQTEFDVILTGDGGKKINVIKEVRAITGLGLTEAKALVEGAPKAVKEGASKDEAEKIKKQLEEAGATVELK, from the coding sequence ATGGCAGATATCAATGCTCTGGTCGACCAGCTGTCGGCCCTGACCGTCCTCGAAGCCGCTGAGCTGTCGAAGGCTCTGGAAGAAAAGTGGGGCGTTTCGGCCGCTGCTGCTGTCGCTGTTGCTGGCCCCGCCGCTGGCGCCCCGGCTGCTGCCGCTGCTGAAGAGCAGACCGAATTCGACGTGATCCTGACCGGCGACGGCGGCAAGAAGATCAACGTCATCAAGGAAGTCCGCGCCATCACCGGCCTGGGCCTGACCGAAGCCAAGGCGCTCGTCGAAGGCGCGCCGAAGGCCGTCAAGGAAGGCGCCAGCAAGGACGAAGCCGAGAAGATCAAGAAGCAGCTGGAAGAAGCCGGCGCGACCGTCGAACTC